CGCGATCGACGCGAATCCGTACTACGGGGAGTTTTTGCCCTCGCTCGATACCCGCTCGAACGCGGCCGCCGTCATGAAAGGCCACCAGGCCTCGGTCCTCGAGAGGCGCGCCTGGCTGAAGGACACCTCGGACGAAGCGTGGAAGAACGCCCACGAACATGCCCGTTTCGAATCGCTCCCGCTCTACAACCACGAGGTCGCCGACTTCTCGCATCACATGCTCGCCGACCTGAAGTACGCGCCCCTGGCGAGCTTCGTCCGCGACCCGATCTACGCGACGCTCAACGCGACCGCGTCCAAAGACGGATGGGTCGAGGGGCACACCCGCGCGGTGCTCGCGCGCGTCGTCGATCGCCTCGTCGACGGCGGTCACTTCGCGTCCCTGCCGATCGCCGCGCCGTTCGGCGTCGGCTACGCCTATCACGGCGAGCCCATGATCGTCTGTCGCGTGGTTCTCTAGCGGGTCTGCGACGTCAGAGCGCTCGCGACGCGAGGTGCTCCGCCTTCATGCCCGCGGTCATGCCCGCCACGAACAGCAAGGCAGGGAGCGCGCCGGTCATCGCGCTCACGAGGCCGGGACCTGGGCAGTAGCCGCCGAGGCCCCAGCCAACACCGAAGATCGCCGCCCCGAGGACGAGCCGAACGTCGATGTCCTTCCGCGTCGGGAGGTGAAAATGCGGATTGAAGAGCGGCGAGCTCCACCGGCCGATCCGGCGAAGAGCGACGACGTGCACTCCGATGGCGCCGAGCATCACGAAGGCGAGGCTCGGGTCCCATGCTCCGAAGACATCGAGGAAACCGATGACCTTCGACGGCTTCGTCATTCCGGACACCGCGAGGCCAATACCGAATAGCGCGCCGGCGCCAAAGCCAATCACGATTCTCTGCCTCATCGTCCCCCTCCGAGGATGTGCCGCACGACGAACACCGTAAAGCCCCCGGTCAACATGAACGTCATCGTCGCGACGAGCGAGCGAACCGAGAGCCGGCTGAGCCCGCACACACCGTGACCGCTCGTGCAGCCATTGCCAAGTTGGGTACCAAATCCCACCAACAGACCCGCGGCGAGCGCGAGGACCGGCGCCGGCGACCACGTCGTCTCGAACGCCGCAGGATGAACCGCGTGAACCAGCGCGCCGGCGGCGAGGAGCCCGGCGATGAAAGCGATTCGCAGCGGCATATCGCCGGCGCCTCTCCGGAAGATGCCCCCGTACAACCCGCTGACTCCAGCGACCCTTCCGAGCGCGAGCAACAGCAGCGACGCGCTCGCCCCGACGAGCGCGCCTCCCATCAGGGCGGAGACATCGACCGCGGCGACGAGCATCGCCATGATCGCCAGGAGCGAGAGCTGCTTTCCAAGGACGAAGATCCCCATCGCGAGGACCAACCACGCGAAGCCGCGCCGGAGGACCTCGGAGGGCACCTTCCCTCCGAAGAACGCGCCGGCGAGGCTGCCCGTCACCGTCGCGCCCGTAACCAGCGCCGCGAGGGCCCAGTTCACCTCGACGTGACCGACGTGGCCGGCGAGCCCGGCGAACGACTGCAGCGTGATGACGAAGAGCGAAGTCCCGACCGCCTCGCGCATCGAGAGCCCCCCGAAGAACGTGAGCGCAGGCACGATGAGGAAACCGCCGCCCGCGCCCACGAGCCCCGAGAGCATCCCGACCGCCGCGCCGAGCGCCAGGATCCGCAGCGGCGCCGGCGCCCGCCCCGCTCCGTCGCGCCCCGCGCGCCCCCTGAACATCGCCGCAGCGGTCACGAGCATGACGACCGCAAACGCAACGAGGAGCGCCGTCCCCGGGACGAAGCGGGCGAGGCGCCCTCCCATGAACGCGCCGCCCATCGCGGCAGCGCCGAAGGTGGCGCCGATCCTCCACCGCACCCGCTTCGCGCGAGCATGCGTCGCCGAGCCCACCAGGCTCGTCGCGCCGACGACGAAGAGGGACGTCGCGATCGCGGCCTTCGGCTCGACGCCGGCGACGTAGACGAGCATCGGAAGGGTCAAGATCGCGCCGCCACCGCCGAGCATCCCGAGGACGACGCCGATGAGCAGGGCGAGCCCGCCGGCGACGAGCATCGTCGTGGTCACGTTCCGCCTCGCAGCATGCCGTGTACGAGCCAGCGCGGACGAAAAGGGTTCGCCGAAATCGGAACCCAAACGACGAGGAGCGGCTCTCACCGGCGAGGCCACCATGAAGATCGAACGCGCGCGGCTCCTCCTCGCCTGCGTCTCGACGTGCGCCCTCACCTCGACGGCGCACGCGGCCGACTGGCCGATGGTGCAAGGCACCGAGGCTCCGGACGCCCCCGCCGTTCGCCCGTTCGGCGTCGTGCAGGTCACCGCGTCGCCGAGGCCGACCGTTCGCCGAGCGCGCCCCGGCCTCCGCGGCGCCCTCCCCGGCACGGACGGTCGCGTCTCCTACTACCTCACGGCCGAGCTCGGAACGGCTCCGATCGCGCGCGACGGCCCGACGCTGGCCGACGCGTCGATCACCCTCGGCTACATCCCCGGCGCGCGCGTCCGGATCGGACAATTCCGCCTTCCGCTGATGGATGAAGGCGTGGAGTCGAACGCCCAGGCGGCGGAGTGGATCAACCTCTCGCTCCCGGCGTCGGCCCTCGTCATGGAGGACCCCGTACGGAACGGGCGCTTCAGCGGAGGCGCCTCGGGCTTTCGCGATGTCGGCGTCGAGGTGTTCGACACGTACCAGCGCGGGCACGTCGCGCTCTCCTACGCGCTCGCGCTCTCGAACGGACAACGCCGCAGCTTCGATGCAAACGACACGAAAGACATTACGGCGCGGACGACGGCGTCCTGGGTCTTCTCGGGCGACGTCACCGATCCGCACCGCCAGGAGCTGTCGCTGTTCGCTTGGGGACAGCGCGGAGAGCGGACGCTCGACGGCGTTCCCACGCAGCGGATCCGCTCGGGCGTCGGCGTCCACCTCGAGAAGGAGCCGCTGCGCGTCCGCGCCGAGCTCGTCCACGCGAGCGGCGCGCTCTCCGTCGGGCAGCGCGCGATCGGCGGAACCGTGCAAGCGCGAGCCCGCGTCTTCGGTCGCGCGCGCGTCGGCCTTCGGTACGACGCCGTGCGTGCCTCGAAGTCGCTCGCCCCGATGCTCGAGTACGACGTCGTCCCTCGCGTACGCCTCCAAGCGACGTACGAGAAGCGCTGGCTCTCCCTTCCGGACGGCGATCGCCTCGGCGCGCAAGTGACGGTGATCTTCTGACGGTCATCATGGACTCTCTTGGAGGAAGTCCTTGAGCGCCCGCTTCACCGCGCTCTGAACCGAAGTCGGCACTTCGGTCTTGGGGCCCGTCGTGCGGCAAAGGGCGAGGGTCTGCTTGAGCGAGTCGCAGGCGTCGCGGCAGCGGACGCACCCTTCGAGGTGCCGCTCCATCGCATGGCAGACCTCCGCGCTGATCTCGTCCTCGAGGTGCTTCGAGAACAGCGTGAGGACGTCCGGGCACGCGCCGGCCGCGGCAGGCGCATCGCCGGGGATGCCGAGCACCGGAGCGACACCGTCACGCACGGCGACGCGCGCGCGATGCAGTCGGCTCTTCACCGCCTGCGCGCTGATGCCGAGGACCTCGGCGACCTCGGGCGCGGTGAGCCCCTCGACGTCGCGAAGGATCAGCACCTCGCGATACATCGGCTCGAGCGCGCGGATCGCATGCTCGAGCGCCTGCTCGACCTCCTTGCCCGCGAGGACCTCGTCCGGCGCTCGCCCCGGATCGCCCTGCGCTTCGACCTCGCTCGCGTCGGCGGCGTCGAGCGACGTCTCGTTCGGCGCGAACTTGCTGCGGCGGCGCTTCTTGATGCAGAAGCTCCGCGCGACGGTGTAGAGCCACGTCGAGAGAGACGACGCACCGCGGAAGTCTCGAACCCCGCGCGCCATCGCGAGCAGCGTCTCCTGCAAGACGTCCTGCGCGTCCTCGGGATCGCGGCACATCTTCATCCCGAACCGGTAGACCTGCGCCTGGTAGCGCTCGAGTAGCGTCGAGAGCGCGGCCTTGTCCCCGCCGCGCGCAGCGGCGAGCAGCTCGGCGTCGGAGGCGGTATCGAGAGACGTGCTCATTTCTTTCCCTCCTGTAGCCGAAGAAGCGGTAGCGACCGAGCGCGACGTCTCGGGTATCTTCGGGGCGTGAGCGATCAAGACGGAGGGCTCGAGGAGGCGCGCGCGCAGTTCATCCGCGGGGAGCTGGACGGCGCGCTCGTCGCGGCGCGTGCTTGCCTCGCTGCGGCGAAGGCCGCCGGCGACATGACCGCGACGGGGCGCGCACGGACGCTCTGCGGCGAGATCGCCTACGATCGGCTCCGCTACCCGGAGGCCCGCGACGAGCTGAAGCGCGCCGTCACCGAGCTCGAGTCGAGCGGAGCCGACGAAAACGACGTGCGCTACGCGCGCGCGTCGCTCGGCATCGTCCTCCACACGCTCGACGACGTCGACGGCGCCACGGCGCAGCTCGCGCAGGTGGACCCCGACCCCGCCGCCGGGCCGGCCGAGGACCTCACCGTCGCGCACGCGGGACGATGGATCGTCCTCGCCGTGCTCCATCAGGCGTTCGGCGGAACGCCACGCGCACGCGCGATCCTCGAGCGCCTGCTCGCGGTCATGCCCGACTCCGACTCCGACTCCGACGACGCACGTCGCGCGGCGCGCGCGACCGCGCATCTCCAGCTCGCGGCCACGCTTCAGACGGAGGGCGCGAACGCGGCGGCGATCGAGAACGAGGAGCGCTGCGTCGAGCTCCGGACGAGCCTCTGGGGGCCCACGAACGTGCGCGTCCTCATGGCGAAGCTCAGCCTCGCGCAGCTCCTGCTCGCGAGCGGACGGACCGACGACGCGTGCCCTCTCGCGCGGGACGCGATGGCGACGCTCGAGGCCATCGGCCGCGCCGACGATCCGCGCGCGTCGGTCGCGCACGCGACGCTGGGGCTCGTCGAGCTGACGTCCGGCGACGTCGCGGCGGGCGCGAAGCGGCTCGAGCGTGCGTGCGCGATCGAGGAGAAGACGTTCGGAGGCGCCAGCCCGCGAACGGCGAAGATGCTCGTCATGCTCGCGCAGGTCGAGGCGACACGGCAGCAGTGGGGCCGGGTCATGGGCCTCTGCAAGAAGATGATCCCGGCGCTCCGCGGCGACGCTCGCTCGACGGACGCGTACTTGAGCGCGTGCGGTCTCGACTGCACCGCCCACATCGCTCTCGGGCGCGCCGCCGCGGGCGCCGACCGCCTCCGCGACGCGCTCGCGAACCTCGACCGGCGCGGCGCCGCCTTCTCCGAGGAGCTACGGCGCATGATCGCCGAGCTCTGGCTCCTCCTCGGCCGAACCGAAATCGCCACCGGCCGGCGAAGCGGCGTGAGCACGCTCGAGCGAGCGCGCGCGCTGGCGATGGATTGCGGCGCGAGCGACATCCTCGACGCAGCCACCAACGACTTGGAGCACGTCCGGCGCGGCGGCGGCATGGGCCTCAAGAGCACGTCCTGATCACCGGGCGAGCTCGGCGGCGACACGTCGAAGCCGCTGCGCGAACGTGCACGTCAGGAAGCGCTCTCGTCGCGCGGGCTCGTCGATCGCGTCCGCGCGGCGCGCGATGACCTTCTGCCCGCGCGCGAGCACCATCCGGCACGCATCGACCTGTCCGACGGCGAGCATCGTCTCGGCGCTCGTCGCGAAGAAGTCGAGGTCGAGCGCGCCGTGAAGATGCCGGTGCTGCGTCGCCGCGACGACGGTCATGCACTCCGCGGCGGCCTCCTCCGCGCGGCCGGCTTCGAAGAGCGCGCCGGCGAGCTGCATGTGGCAGGCGCAGTCGACGGCGAAGGCCGGCTCCTGCGACAGCACCTTCGTCAGCGTGTCGATCGCGCCTTCGGGATCGCCGAGGATGCGCTGCACGTGAGCCGTGAGCACGAGCGAATACGCGCCGAAGACGCCGTCGCCCAGCATCGAGGCGCTGCGGATCGACTCTTCGACGCGCGCCCTCGCCGAGGCGGGATCGGGCATCGCGAGCGCGGTCACCGGGAGCGACCACGCGTTCAGGATCGGCAACGAGTACTTCTGCGCCTGCGCGTACCCGCGTGTACCGTACGCCGTCGCCTCTTCACGCGCGTCGAGCGAGAGCTCCGCGATGACGAGCTGGCTGAGCGAGTGGCCGTAGCCCGCGGGGTCGCGCGCCTCCTCGAAGGCCCGCTCGCTCTCCAAGCACGCCGCTCGATCGAGCCACGTGTTCCCCAGGCTGAAGCGGGCGTGCTGCGCGCGGCTGTGCGCGTTCCAGCCGCGCGCCCGCGGATCGGGATCGTCGGGCAGGAGCGCGAGCTTGGCGAGCACCGCGTCGGCGCGCTCGCGCTCGCCGTCCCAATAGAGCGCGACGACGACGAAGCTAGCGGCTTGCTGGTAGTCGTCGCCGGGGCACGTGGCGGGGTCGAGCGACTCGAGCGCGTTCGCGGCGCGCCTCGTCATCGACGCGTCCATGTTCATCGCGCCGCTCATCGCTGCCCACGAGACGACGGCCGGATCCGCGCTCGCGGTCGCCGTCTCGCGCAACGCACGGTCGAACGATCGCCAGCCTTCCCTCACCTTGCCACGCCAGCTGAGCGCGCTCCCTTCGGCGAGCAAGAGTCGATGCAGGTCGCTGCCGGTGGCGCCGAGCGCGATCCCGCGCGCAGCGCACAGGAGCGCCGCGTCGAGATCGTTGGCCATCGAGGCTTCGCGCGCGGCGACGACGAAATGTGGGATCGCCGCCGCCGGCGTCTCGGAGCGCTCGTAGTGCTCCGCGAGCGAGAGCGCGTCGCGTTCACCGGCGGCCCGGAGCCACTCCGCCGCGAGGCGGTGCCCCACCTTGCGGTCTTCGCTCGTCAAGGCGGCGTAGGCGGCGTCGCGGAGCAGGCCATGGCGGAAGCGCACCTCGCGCTCGCCGGCGAAGCGCGACGCTTCGAGGGGCACCAGCCACTCCTTCTCGACGAGAGAAGCGACCGCGAGCTCGATCTCGGACGCGGCTCGTCCGGCGAGCAGGGCGATACCGTCGAGCCACGCGCGCTCGCCGAACACCGCCGCCGCGCGCAGGACGAGGCGCTCGTTCGACGGCTCCCGCGCCAAGTGCGTCTGGATGACGGCGAGGAGCGAATCGGGCGTCTCCGCGGAGTCGCCCCCGCCGTGCCGGAACAGCTCTTCGAGCCAGAGCGGGCTGCCGCCGGCGCGATCGACGGCGTGGCGAAC
The DNA window shown above is from Labilithrix sp. and carries:
- a CDS encoding sulfite exporter TauE/SafE family protein; the encoded protein is MTTTMLVAGGLALLIGVVLGMLGGGGAILTLPMLVYVAGVEPKAAIATSLFVVGATSLVGSATHARAKRVRWRIGATFGAAAMGGAFMGGRLARFVPGTALLVAFAVVMLVTAAAMFRGRAGRDGAGRAPAPLRILALGAAVGMLSGLVGAGGGFLIVPALTFFGGLSMREAVGTSLFVITLQSFAGLAGHVGHVEVNWALAALVTGATVTGSLAGAFFGGKVPSEVLRRGFAWLVLAMGIFVLGKQLSLLAIMAMLVAAVDVSALMGGALVGASASLLLLALGRVAGVSGLYGGIFRRGAGDMPLRIAFIAGLLAAGALVHAVHPAAFETTWSPAPVLALAAGLLVGFGTQLGNGCTSGHGVCGLSRLSVRSLVATMTFMLTGGFTVFVVRHILGGGR
- a CDS encoding sigma-70 family RNA polymerase sigma factor, which encodes MSTSLDTASDAELLAAARGGDKAALSTLLERYQAQVYRFGMKMCRDPEDAQDVLQETLLAMARGVRDFRGASSLSTWLYTVARSFCIKKRRRSKFAPNETSLDAADASEVEAQGDPGRAPDEVLAGKEVEQALEHAIRALEPMYREVLILRDVEGLTAPEVAEVLGISAQAVKSRLHRARVAVRDGVAPVLGIPGDAPAAAGACPDVLTLFSKHLEDEISAEVCHAMERHLEGCVRCRDACDSLKQTLALCRTTGPKTEVPTSVQSAVKRALKDFLQESP
- a CDS encoding YeeE/YedE family protein; the encoded protein is MRQRIVIGFGAGALFGIGLAVSGMTKPSKVIGFLDVFGAWDPSLAFVMLGAIGVHVVALRRIGRWSSPLFNPHFHLPTRKDIDVRLVLGAAIFGVGWGLGGYCPGPGLVSAMTGALPALLFVAGMTAGMKAEHLASRAL